A single genomic interval of Candidatus Limnocylindrales bacterium harbors:
- the truA gene encoding tRNA pseudouridine(38-40) synthase TruA has translation MPNIRLKLQYDGTCYHGWQAQRNVRTVQGELIAAIKKMTGEEVDLVGASRTDKGVHALGQVANFHTTRPLPALAFLKGLNSLTSDDILILEAEVVPEDFNIRFDAKSKIYVYQILNARTPSIYHRRFCWFLRDRLDIEAMREAAKYLEGQHDFKSFQASSPDSGSTIRTIYNIRITQRRDFIWIFIKANAFLYKMVRNIVGTLVEIGQKKREIQEMSKILAARDRKAAGITAPAQGLFLARVYY, from the coding sequence CCGTACAAGGAGAGTTAATAGCCGCTATAAAGAAAATGACCGGAGAAGAGGTAGATCTGGTAGGGGCGAGTAGGACAGATAAAGGAGTCCATGCGCTTGGACAAGTGGCCAATTTCCATACTACCCGCCCGCTTCCTGCTTTAGCTTTCCTTAAAGGATTAAACAGTTTAACCTCCGACGATATTCTCATTTTAGAAGCTGAAGTAGTTCCGGAGGATTTTAACATCCGGTTTGATGCAAAGAGTAAGATTTATGTGTATCAAATCCTTAATGCCAGAACCCCTTCCATCTACCATCGCAGGTTTTGTTGGTTTCTCAGAGATCGTTTAGATATAGAGGCTATGAGAGAAGCTGCGAAATATCTGGAAGGTCAACACGATTTTAAGTCTTTTCAGGCAAGTTCTCCGGATTCTGGATCTACAATTCGAACCATTTATAACATTCGTATTACACAACGTAGAGACTTTATATGGATTTTTATCAAAGCAAATGCTTTTCTTTATAAGATGGTCCGAAATATTGTCGGAACCCTGGTTGAGATAGGCCAGAAAAAGAGGGAAATCCAGGAGATGTCGAAAATTCTTGCTGCACGAGACCGGAAAGCCGCCGGAATCACAGCACCCGCTCAAGGATTATTTTTAGCCAGAGTTTATTATTAA
- a CDS encoding sigma-70 family RNA polymerase sigma factor, with the protein MQESKFLKKTDFELIDLALAGSELAFEELVNRYKKAVYYLAFRIVKDHEDAVDLSQEAFFRAYQSLKKFRKNSSFHTWLYRITVNLGINHLRRNRDKAQVELEDLHTVMQTSTLEALEFKELQEVVNKAIDRLPEKQKVTVILRVCHGFSHKEISQVLQCSVGTVKANYFHAIRNLRDFMKGYISTKEEITR; encoded by the coding sequence GTGCAGGAAAGTAAATTTTTAAAAAAAACAGATTTCGAACTGATCGATCTGGCTTTAGCAGGAAGTGAACTGGCCTTTGAAGAATTGGTTAATCGGTATAAAAAGGCGGTGTATTACCTTGCTTTTAGAATTGTCAAAGATCATGAGGATGCCGTAGACTTATCCCAGGAAGCATTTTTTAGAGCTTATCAATCCCTGAAAAAATTTCGTAAAAACTCAAGCTTTCATACCTGGCTCTACCGCATTACCGTTAATTTAGGGATTAACCATCTGAGGCGAAATAGAGATAAAGCTCAAGTAGAGTTGGAAGATCTGCATACTGTTATGCAGACAAGTACCCTGGAGGCTCTAGAGTTTAAAGAACTTCAGGAGGTCGTGAACAAAGCGATAGACCGCCTGCCGGAAAAACAGAAAGTTACTGTAATCTTGCGAGTTTGTCACGGTTTCTCGCACAAGGAAATATCTCAAGTTCTACAATGTTCTGTCGGGACTGTAAAGGCCAATTATTTCCATGCTATTCGTAATCTGCGGGATTTTATGAAAGGTTATATTTCAACGAAGGAGGAAATTACGAGATGA
- a CDS encoding zf-HC2 domain-containing protein, with product MNCEDVRIRLIDYYEGELNHQEQNFLEGHLRRCKSCLIELDQFIYTLELVLRSCFVPELPDVFWSQFTTDVLNRIRREKEKTPLPWFFKFPRIQFNFAITAWAALLLFALGFLGYFGYVNYKKDQTPLPLKEMVLKKEELTPDMDVKTLVKMLQEDPQSDENMLNSLLGRVALDKVEDLADYERVLLEVGSIFDPSETDGIEVYIEAVLKSLSEKEKEALLAKLHNMI from the coding sequence ATGAACTGTGAAGATGTCAGGATAAGACTCATAGATTATTATGAAGGGGAGCTGAATCATCAAGAGCAGAATTTCTTGGAAGGTCACTTGAGGAGATGTAAAAGTTGTTTAATTGAGTTAGATCAGTTTATTTATACCCTCGAACTGGTACTTCGATCTTGTTTTGTCCCGGAATTACCCGATGTATTCTGGTCGCAGTTCACAACCGATGTACTCAATAGAATTCGAAGGGAAAAGGAGAAAACGCCCTTACCCTGGTTTTTCAAATTTCCTCGTATCCAGTTTAATTTTGCCATTACCGCCTGGGCGGCTCTGCTCCTTTTTGCTTTGGGATTTTTAGGTTATTTTGGTTATGTGAACTACAAAAAGGATCAAACCCCTTTACCTTTAAAGGAAATGGTCTTGAAGAAGGAAGAGCTAACCCCCGATATGGATGTAAAAACCCTGGTCAAAATGCTTCAAGAAGATCCCCAAAGTGATGAAAATATGCTGAATAGCCTCCTGGGACGGGTGGCTTTAGATAAAGTGGAAGATCTGGCCGACTACGAGCGTGTTCTACTGGAAGTGGGTTCTATTTTTGATCCATCCGAGACCGATGGAATAGAAGTTTATATCGAAGCGGTGTTAAAAAGTTTAAGTGAAAAGGAAAAAGAAGCTCTTCTCGCAAAACTCCATAATATGATCTAA